The DNA segment CCATTATCGCCGCCATCCATTTCAAATTCTTCTTGTTTGGCTAGGGCTCACTCTAGGCATATCGTTATTCGTTGGTGTTTTAGCTGTCAATTACCACGCCAAACAAAGCTATGCGCAAGGGGAGAAGTTATTCTCTAACCCTCTGCCGTATCGTATTCAGCCAAAACTGGCTGGCAACAAAATTCCACAAGGTTTTTATATTCAATTAAGACGAAATGGTTTTCATCAATGTGCGCCATTTGATACTTACCGAGTCGTTACCGAAGATGGTATGCAATTGAATATTGTCGGCTTTGACCCTGTTACCATGATGTCATTTCAATCGGAACAGAATCTGAAAACCGCGGATATGTTGGATTTAATGCGTCCACCATATCCGATTTTGATCAGCGCGCAATTATCCAATTACCTTGACATCTACGATGGTGATTTCATTTCATTAAATTCTGGTGATGAAATCGGTCCAATTAAAGTCGATACCAAATCTCGTATTTCTGGCTCACGCCTTGTTGCGGATATGTCGCTCATTCGCTCACTTAATCGCAGTTCTGGTTTTGATATGATCGCTTGTGCAGCGATGTCTCCCGATAAACTGGAACAGTTACGCAATTATTTACCCAATGGGATTTCTCTGCATCGAAATACCCGTGTAGAACTCGGTTCATTAACAAAAGCGTTCCACATGAACCTGACGGCGATGGGAATGTTGTCATTTTTAGTGGGCTTGTTCATCTTCTATCAAGCGATGTCTTTATCTTTCATTCAAAGGCAACCTTTAGTCGGCATTTTGCGTTTAACGGGGGTGTCTGGTTGGCAGTTAACGAAAGCATTATTGCTGGAAATCTTTGCTTGGATTCTAGTCGGCTGGTTGAGTGGTACCGTTCTTGGGCTTGCTCTTGCCAACAAGTTGATGCCATCGGTTTCTGCTAGTTTGAGTGATTTATATAATGCAGATGTGGGTCTAAAAATTGATTGGAACTGGGAATGGATTCAATACAGTTTATTGATGTCTATTTTTGGATGTTTGCTGTCTTGTTTTTGGCCTCTGATTCGTTTGATTCGCTCGCAACCAATCCGACTTGCTTCTCGTTTATCATTGGTTCGCTTTGCCGGGCGTGAATTTGGCTTACAAGCGTTTGTTGCCTGCGTATGTACGGTTGCGGCTGTGGCGCTATATCAATCGCCATCATCTAAAGAAGAAGGTTTTACCCTAATTGCGTTGATGCTCGTCAGTGTCGGCTTGGTGATGCCATATTGTTTATGGAAGCTGTTCTCTAGTTTTTCTTTCACTATGCCTTGGGTAAAGGTTCGTTGGTTCTTTGCTGACATTGCTGCCAGTATGAGTTATCGCGGTGTTGCGGCGATGGCCTTTATGTTGGCTTTGGCGACCAACATTGGGGTTGAAACCATGGTGGGCAGTTTCCGAGCAACCACGGACCAATGGTTAGTACAGCGTTTATCGGCTGATTTATATATTACGCCGACCACTTCTTCTGCCGGTAGAATGGGGAATTGGCTTGAAGAGCAGCCAGAAGTAAATAGTGTGTGGTGGCGTTGGGAAAAAGCACTCCAAACGGAAAACAACACTATTCAAGTTGTGAGCTCGGGTCAGTCAGAGGGTGAACGTAAATCTCTAACTGTGAAATTGGCGGTACCGCAATTTTGGCATCGTTTGCACCATGAGCGAGGTGTGATGATCAGTGAGTCGATGTCACTGAAAGAACATCTTCACACTGGTGATATTATTAATCTTCCAGAGCCCTTGGGAGGCGGTTGGCCTGTTTTAGGTGTCTATTATGATTATGGTAACCCTTATAATCAGGTGATCATTTCGCAAAACCAATGGCAAGCGCTATTCCATGGTAGTGGCGATGTTGCGCTTGGCGTCGTGCTGAATGAGAAAGCGGATTCCACTGCGCTAATTCATAGGATGGAAAAACGTTACAGTTTGTCTCCGGAACGTATATACAACAATAATGCCATACATACTCAAGCCATGATTGCTTTTAATCAGACGTTCAAAGTGGCGGATACCTTGGGCAAAATTACGTTATTTATAGCTGTTTTCGGATTATTTGTTTCCACCGTTGCAGGAGAGGTATCGCGGCAGAAACAGGTTGCTTTACTGCGCTGTCTCGGTATCTCAGGTAAAGAGTTGGTTGTGCTTGGGGCATTGCAATTATTAGCAATTGGTCTCTTTACGGCATTCATCGCGTTGCCGTTAGGGATTATTTTGGCTCAGCTTATGGTGGAAGTGGTATTAAAAAGCGCCTTTGGTTGGACAATGCAAATTACGTTGTTACCCGAACAATATATTTCCACGTTCTTATGGTCTTTAAGTGCTTTATTTGTAGCTGGCGCTTGGCCGGTTTGGTTAATGGTTAAGACAACACCGATGAAACTCTTGAGGGATTCGTTGTAATGAAAACTCAAAAGCACCATAAAGTTCTAAAGTGTGCTGTTGCCGTGTTATCGCTCGTGGTATTGGCAGGACTGCTTTTGCCTCACTTTGTCAAAGACATTGTGGCAAAGGAAATAGAACCGGTGACTCAATATGTGCCTGAAGAAGATAATTCAAAATCGGTCTATGATCCTGTATTACCGGATTACACCATAAAATTTGGTCAAGATTTTGCGGAACATCCAACTTTCCACAACGAAGTGTGGCATTACAAAGCGAATTTAAAAGGTGAAGATGGCCAAGAATACGGTGTTCAATGGACTGTTTATCGTGTGGCTAATGGCGACTCACAAGGCTTAGGCTGGAAAAACACTCAAGTTTATACCGCGCAAGTGGTGGTTTCGAACCCTGAACATGCATGGCTACAGCAGCGCTTATCTCGTGGTGGCATTGGTCAAGCCGGTGTGATGATGTACCCATTCCGCTTATGGATTGATGATTGGAGTTGGGTCTCAAATAATAATTATGCAGTTCCAAGCCAACTGAATATTAAAGCAGATGAGTTCTCACTTAAATTGAATAACGCTGCTTACGGACCTTTTGTTTTAAATGGTGATAATGGCTATAAAAGAACGCATGACTTAATGTCGACCGCGTCTTATTCCTTCAGCGCACCATTTCTTAAAACTAAAGGGGTGTTAGACCTGAATGGACGTAAAGTTAAAGTTGAAGGTGTTGCTTGGGTAGATAAAGAGTGGGGCAATCATCTTGTTGCTGACCGATCTTTACGTTGGGATAATTTCAGTATTCATCTTTCTGATGGAAGGGTTTTGTCTCTAACTCAATATCACAATCCACAAAACATGCGCTATATTTCGGGGTCTATCGCTGGCCGTGACGGCTCAAAAATACATTTGAAGAATGGTGAAGTAAGAATTTATCCACTTGAGAAACATCGTGTATCTAATGGCCGTGATTTACCTCTGCGATGGGTAATTGAAATTCCTCGTCTACAAGTTAGCTTGATCACAGAATCGTTAAATAACGAGTTATGGCTACCTTTCTGGATCCCATCATGGGAGGGCCCAATTGTCGTGACAGGAAGCCACAAAGGTGTTGGCTTTATGCAATTGACGGGATACTAATCTATAATAATCAATTGTTTATGTGGTTTTTTTCTTTTGATTATTTTAATGCGAATTATAGAACTTATAAATGTTCGGAAAAACCGAACTAAAGTCTCCAAACAATCGATTTTACGGTTAAAAGTTTCCATATAATATAAAACCATGTTTTGTTTTATTTGACTTCACGCCAACTAAGGAAAAGTTATGCGAGATAAAGTTATCAATTTTTTTAAGATGGAATCAGCAAGCGGCATCATTCTTGTCATTGCCGCTGTTATTGCGATGCTGGTTGCCAACTCATCATTCGGCTATGTGTATTATGAAGCGCTTCACTCTTATATTTTAGGCATGTCTGCTTCACACTGGATCAACGATGGTTTAATGGCCGTCTTCTTTATGTTGATTGGTTTGGAAGTAAAGCGTGAGTTGATGATTGGCGCATTACGTTCAAAAGAGACAGCTGTATTTCCCGCCATTGCAGCCATTGGCGGTATGGTTGCACCAGCGTTAATCTACCTTGTATTTAACTTGCATGATCCTGTAGCCGTTGGCGGCTGGGCTATTCCTGCCGCAACAGACATTGCGTTTGCTCTTGGTATCATGGCGTTATTAGGCCCTCGTGTGCCTGTGAGTCTAAAAGTGTTCTTATTGGCACTTGCGATTATTGATGACCTTGGTGTTGTTGTGATCATTGCTTTGTTCTATTCAAGCGACCTTTCGACTTTAGCACTACTTGTTGGCTTTATCGCAACCGCAATACTGTTCATCATGAATATGAAAAATGTGACTAAAACCCGTTGGTATTTAATCGTTGGCTTC comes from the Vibrio gangliei genome and includes:
- a CDS encoding ABC transporter permease; amino-acid sequence: MLWPVAKALLGHYRRHPFQILLVWLGLTLGISLFVGVLAVNYHAKQSYAQGEKLFSNPLPYRIQPKLAGNKIPQGFYIQLRRNGFHQCAPFDTYRVVTEDGMQLNIVGFDPVTMMSFQSEQNLKTADMLDLMRPPYPILISAQLSNYLDIYDGDFISLNSGDEIGPIKVDTKSRISGSRLVADMSLIRSLNRSSGFDMIACAAMSPDKLEQLRNYLPNGISLHRNTRVELGSLTKAFHMNLTAMGMLSFLVGLFIFYQAMSLSFIQRQPLVGILRLTGVSGWQLTKALLLEIFAWILVGWLSGTVLGLALANKLMPSVSASLSDLYNADVGLKIDWNWEWIQYSLLMSIFGCLLSCFWPLIRLIRSQPIRLASRLSLVRFAGREFGLQAFVACVCTVAAVALYQSPSSKEEGFTLIALMLVSVGLVMPYCLWKLFSSFSFTMPWVKVRWFFADIAASMSYRGVAAMAFMLALATNIGVETMVGSFRATTDQWLVQRLSADLYITPTTSSAGRMGNWLEEQPEVNSVWWRWEKALQTENNTIQVVSSGQSEGERKSLTVKLAVPQFWHRLHHERGVMISESMSLKEHLHTGDIINLPEPLGGGWPVLGVYYDYGNPYNQVIISQNQWQALFHGSGDVALGVVLNEKADSTALIHRMEKRYSLSPERIYNNNAIHTQAMIAFNQTFKVADTLGKITLFIAVFGLFVSTVAGEVSRQKQVALLRCLGISGKELVVLGALQLLAIGLFTAFIALPLGIILAQLMVEVVLKSAFGWTMQITLLPEQYISTFLWSLSALFVAGAWPVWLMVKTTPMKLLRDSL
- a CDS encoding lipocalin-like domain-containing protein, translated to MKTQKHHKVLKCAVAVLSLVVLAGLLLPHFVKDIVAKEIEPVTQYVPEEDNSKSVYDPVLPDYTIKFGQDFAEHPTFHNEVWHYKANLKGEDGQEYGVQWTVYRVANGDSQGLGWKNTQVYTAQVVVSNPEHAWLQQRLSRGGIGQAGVMMYPFRLWIDDWSWVSNNNYAVPSQLNIKADEFSLKLNNAAYGPFVLNGDNGYKRTHDLMSTASYSFSAPFLKTKGVLDLNGRKVKVEGVAWVDKEWGNHLVADRSLRWDNFSIHLSDGRVLSLTQYHNPQNMRYISGSIAGRDGSKIHLKNGEVRIYPLEKHRVSNGRDLPLRWVIEIPRLQVSLITESLNNELWLPFWIPSWEGPIVVTGSHKGVGFMQLTGY
- the nhaA gene encoding Na+/H+ antiporter NhaA, producing the protein MRDKVINFFKMESASGIILVIAAVIAMLVANSSFGYVYYEALHSYILGMSASHWINDGLMAVFFMLIGLEVKRELMIGALRSKETAVFPAIAAIGGMVAPALIYLVFNLHDPVAVGGWAIPAATDIAFALGIMALLGPRVPVSLKVFLLALAIIDDLGVVVIIALFYSSDLSTLALLVGFIATAILFIMNMKNVTKTRWYLIVGFILWVSVLKSGVHATLAGVLIGFAIPLNGKEGEKSPLKSLEHALHPYVNFFILPIFAFANAGISLEGVSLTGLASTVPMGIALGLLIGKPLGVFSFSWLSVKAGLAKLPEGINFKQIFAVSVLCGIGFTMSIFISSLAFTNVDADFDTYARLGILIGSTTAAVLGYIMLNMFLPKSVKSN